The proteins below come from a single Synechococcus sp. WH 8101 genomic window:
- a CDS encoding calcium:proton antiporter: MSRSGIAISAMNGMPWSVLRREWSLLIGTVLLVTLEVSHVLDWLVLQNSALVLGGLLLLSLSVLLLARRIAHHADHLAEHLGEPLGTLVLTGSVIVIELALVSSTMLTGERNPTLARDSMFSVLMIVLTGVKGISLILAARFQKQGRTVPMQLEDMASLNQGGSSAYINLITTMSVLVLILPNFSTDSSEANYSVPINWLLTAVSLGLYAAFLRFQVGSYRNLFMEMPEQLALSRETTSQAPEGGSGSSPALHHGLLMLIGLVVLVLIAESMGLLIETGITDLGLPSSLGGLLVGVLVVAPEALNAFQSANRGEVQRSLNTLYGSSLSTLCLTVPAVLMLGEWIHTDVVLGLEPMESLLLALTLVLVRPISGRVSELDGLMLLTVGVVWVALQVV; this comes from the coding sequence GTGTCACGCTCTGGAATCGCCATCAGCGCCATGAACGGAATGCCTTGGAGCGTGTTGCGCAGGGAGTGGTCCCTGCTGATCGGCACCGTCCTGCTGGTGACTCTGGAGGTCAGCCATGTTCTGGACTGGTTGGTGCTTCAGAACTCCGCGCTGGTACTGGGCGGGCTGCTGCTGCTCAGCCTGAGCGTGCTGTTGCTCGCCCGCCGAATCGCCCACCACGCCGATCACCTGGCGGAACACCTCGGCGAACCCCTGGGAACCCTGGTGCTCACCGGATCGGTGATCGTGATTGAACTGGCCCTCGTCTCCAGCACGATGCTCACGGGTGAGCGCAACCCCACCCTGGCGCGCGACTCGATGTTTTCCGTGCTGATGATCGTGCTCACCGGCGTCAAAGGGATCAGCCTGATCCTGGCGGCACGGTTCCAGAAACAGGGCCGCACCGTGCCCATGCAGCTGGAAGACATGGCCTCGCTGAATCAGGGCGGTAGCAGCGCTTACATCAACCTGATCACGACCATGAGTGTGCTGGTGCTGATCCTGCCCAACTTCAGCACCGACAGCAGCGAGGCCAACTACTCCGTACCGATCAACTGGCTGCTCACTGCAGTGTCTTTGGGGCTCTATGCCGCGTTCCTGCGTTTCCAGGTGGGCAGTTATCGCAACCTGTTCATGGAGATGCCTGAGCAACTGGCCCTCAGCCGGGAGACAACGTCCCAGGCGCCTGAGGGTGGATCCGGATCCAGCCCTGCGCTGCATCACGGTCTGCTGATGCTGATCGGCCTGGTGGTGCTGGTGCTGATCGCCGAATCCATGGGTCTGCTGATCGAAACCGGAATCACCGATCTGGGGCTTCCCAGCTCCCTGGGCGGGCTGCTGGTGGGTGTGCTGGTGGTGGCTCCAGAAGCGCTCAATGCCTTTCAATCCGCCAACCGCGGCGAGGTGCAGCGCTCCCTCAACACCCTCTACGGCTCATCACTGTCGACGCTCTGCCTCACCGTTCCAGCCGTGCTGATGCTCGGCGAATGGATTCACACCGATGTGGTGCTGGGGCTCGAACCGATGGAATCGCTGCTCCTGGCCCTGACGCTGGTGCTGGTGCGCCCGATCAGCGGCAGGGTGAGCGAATTGGATGGCCTGATGCTGCTCACCGTGGGGGTGGTGTGGGTTGCCCTGCAGGTTGTGTGA
- a CDS encoding TIGR01548 family HAD-type hydrolase, with protein sequence MLNRPKDRPRCLLLFDIDGVVRDVAGSYRRALQATVEHYCGWRPEPGVIDALKGEGRWNNDWDASLELLRRRQDQAGGNNAFTLPPRPDLVEVFSRFYFGDQPDGDPRAWTGYITDEPLLVERQFFSNLTAMAVTWGFVSGAEPPSARFLLSQRLGLESPPLIAMGDAPDKPDPTGLLRLAQSLLQAPLGAGSPPIAYLGDTVADVQTVVQARERCPDQTFVSLAVAPPHLHGAEQTSARRHYEQRLQDAGADRVLPSTTAALAWCHALESPSAP encoded by the coding sequence TTGCTGAACCGTCCCAAGGATCGGCCCCGCTGCCTTCTTCTCTTTGACATCGATGGCGTGGTCCGCGATGTGGCCGGCAGCTATCGGCGCGCCCTGCAGGCGACCGTGGAGCACTACTGCGGCTGGCGACCGGAGCCAGGAGTGATCGATGCCCTTAAAGGAGAGGGGCGATGGAACAACGACTGGGATGCCAGTCTGGAGCTGCTGCGACGGCGCCAGGATCAGGCTGGTGGGAACAACGCCTTCACCCTGCCACCCAGACCGGATCTGGTGGAGGTGTTCAGCCGTTTCTATTTCGGCGACCAGCCGGATGGCGATCCCCGTGCCTGGACCGGTTACATCACCGATGAACCCCTGCTGGTGGAACGGCAGTTCTTCAGCAACCTCACAGCGATGGCCGTGACCTGGGGCTTCGTGAGCGGCGCTGAGCCCCCCTCAGCCCGTTTTCTGCTCAGCCAGCGGCTGGGGCTGGAGTCTCCACCCCTAATCGCCATGGGCGATGCCCCCGACAAGCCGGATCCCACTGGCCTGCTCCGCCTGGCCCAGAGCCTTCTTCAGGCGCCCCTGGGTGCCGGCAGCCCCCCGATCGCCTACCTGGGCGACACCGTCGCCGACGTGCAGACGGTGGTTCAGGCACGCGAACGTTGCCCAGACCAGACCTTCGTGAGCCTGGCGGTGGCACCACCCCATCTGCATGGAGCGGAGCAGACCTCAGCGCGACGCCACTACGAACAACGCCTGCAGGATGCGGGTGCGGATCGGGTGCTGCCCAGCACCACGGCCGCCCTGGCCTGGTGTCACGCTCTGGAATCGCCATCAGCGCCATGA